A single Lactuca sativa cultivar Salinas chromosome 8, Lsat_Salinas_v11, whole genome shotgun sequence DNA region contains:
- the LOC111896103 gene encoding UDP-galactose/UDP-glucose transporter 3: MESHGVGLRRVLELAFCVAGIWTAYIYQGVLQETVSTKRFGPENERFEHLAFLNLAQSAVCFIWSFMMIKLWPSGSTGHAPWWSYWSAGITNTIGPAMGIEALKYISYPAQVLAKSSKMIPVMLMGTLVYGIRYSFPEYLCTILVAGGVSAFALAKTSSKTISKLAHPNAPLGYGLCFLNLAFDGFTNATQDSISTRYPKTSAWDIMLGMNLWGTIYNLVFMFGWPHASGYQAIDFCKHHPEAAWDILYYCLCGAVGQNFIFFTISRFGSLTNTTITTTRKFVSIVVSSVLSGNPLSQKQWGSVFMVFSGLSYQIYLKWKKIQRMQKKRKTT, from the exons ATGGAGTCACACGGCGTCGGTCTCCGCCGTGTTTTGGAGCTCGCATTTTGCGTGGCCGGTATTTGGACAGCTTATATATACCAAGGCGTTCTTCAAGAGACTGT GTCTACTAAGCGATTTGGACCAGAGAATGAGAGGTTCGAACATCTAGCATTCTTGAATTTAGCACAAAGTGCTGTTTGTTTCATATGGTCATTCATGA TGATAAAGCTGTGGCCCAGTGGTAGCACTGGTCATGCTCCATGGTGGAGTTATTGGAGTGCTGGCATTACAAATACAATTGGCCCAGCTATGGGAATTGAAGCTCTAAAATACATTAGTTATCCTGCTCAG GTACTTGCAAAATCCTCAAAGATGATTCCAG TGATGCTAATGGGAACACTAGTGTATGGCATTAGATACAGTTTTCCTGAGTATCTTTGCACAATTCTTGTTGCTGGTGGGGTATCTGCTTTTGCTCTTGCAAAG ACTAGCTCAAAGACTATAAGCAAGTTGGCTCATCCTAATGCCCCACTTGGATACGGATTATGTTTTTTAAATTTGGCTTTTGATGGTTTCACAAATGCTACACAAGATTCAATCTCAACAAG GTATCCAAAGACAAGTGCATGGGACATAATGTTAGGAATGAACTTATGGGGTACAATCTACAACTTAGTTTTCATGTTTGGGTGGCCCCATGCGAGTGGCTACCAAGCCATTGATTTTTGCAAGCACCACCCGGAGGCGGCATGGGACATTTTATACTACTGTCTATGTGGTGCGGTTggccaaaattttatattttttacaaTTAGCCGATTCGGGTCTTTAACAAACACAACAATCACAACAACCCGAAAATTCGTGAGCATTGTGGTGTCATCGGTTCTTAGTGGGAATCCATTGTCTCAAAAGCAATGGGGGAGTGTGTTCATGGTGTTTAGTGGCTTGTCTTATCAAATTTACCTTAAATGGAAAAAGATACAAAGAATgcaaaagaagaggaaaactaCTTAg